The sequence CACATTGTGCGAGAGTAAAAGGCATGAAGGAGCAAGGTGTGAGACACCATGTACAATGCACATGGTGGGAACCATCTAAAATAGCCTCCACACTTCTGCAAAACCTGAGCAAGTAGTAGATGTACAAAGGACAGTAGAGACTAAATCCATAGGTGTCAGTACGAACTGACACCCGACCACTACTACCTCCACTACCCACCTATAACATTGATTTGGTAGGTACAAATCTGggagtatttttttcttttagcaCCATGTATACCAAGGCCAATAGTGCCTCAATAAATAGAGCTTCCTTCCTTAAGAGAAGGGATTGTAAATACATTGTAAACACCATATTTGGATTCAATAACTCATCTCCATTTTGTCATTCAAGATTAACTTTTAATTTATTAGCTAATCATTCTCAATAGTTTACTTACTTTCACATGAACAATGAGTTTTTGGCCTTAACATAGTGACGAGTTCTTACCGTCaacaaaaatagataaataaaaaagtaatagtTAAGCGCCTCTTATATACATAGACCATAATAAGGAAACACTTTAAAAACctttaatatagtttttttgCCCTATTTATggaaaactaataaaataatcaataaattaGTTTGAGATATTTACGCTAAAAAATCTTTCAAGCAATGGTTAACAAAACATCCTATAAAACATATAGGGCATATAAGCCGCTAAGAAAATATTGCCAAATGTATTAGAGGATGAAAAAAAAGGGaagaaaatagtataattatttattagattatTATAGGAAAGCTAGAATATAATAATACCGTGATAGAAATTAATTGGGAAAAAATATGAgtatcataataaaatattcaaaaacaTTCAAATAGTAATAaatagaagagaagagaaattacaaaaaaaaaatactttaaaaacaaattatataaaataacataaaactcTCTGTGTAGAATGAAAGCCTAATCTAATCACATCCACGTCCCGACCAAATCCAATAACCGTTTCAATTGTTAATCATCATTTCGACTTTGGTTTCAACCTTTTCATTATCATTTTGTAAGTTTTGGTCTGTGGTTGAATAGTTTGATTAATCTATCATCAATAAACATAATTTAATGGGAAAAAATAGCTATAACAATTCCAATGAAAGAGACAGAGGTCTCTTCTCTCATCTTGGTGGTGCATACTATTCCCAACAATTGCACTCTGGATCTTACCCACTGGCACCAACACCTGCATATCCATCGCCACCGTCTCATCAAGCCTACCCTCCTCCTCCTGGCTACCCATCTCTCGGATACACTCCTCTACCGCCTCATGCTGCATACCCACCACCCTATCCTCCTCCTAGTGGATACCCTCCTTCTACTTATCCTCCTCCTGCTCCTGCTCCATACCCACATCCTACAGCAGGTTTCTGCTTACTAATTCTTtcatttgtataaatatttcttCTTTAAAATTCTGTAGTATTCTTGGAAAATTATGGTAATCTTATTTGTCACTCatggaaaaaataaactttataatttttttatcaacaaactaatttttcaaagaaaagtaCTTATTAGGAGATTAATTTGATCTTCCTCATGTTTATTTATGCGCCTTAATTTAGACTTAGTGAGAATTTCTTAGTgtgttaattaaattcataattatattttgttAGTTTGACAAATTCTTCTTATTAATACCACAGGGCACCACCATGGTGGACATGGTATGGGAATGGGGCCCATGGTAGCTGGCGGTCTAACAGCTGCAGCCGCTGCTTACGGGGCTCACCACCTTTCACATGGGCACATGGGTTACCATGGTGGCTACCATCACGGCAAGTTCAAGCATGGTAAATTCGGGAAGCACTGGAAGCATGGTGGGTTTGGAAAATTCAAGAGATGGAAGTGATTCGTAGAATACCATGGCCAAATTCACTATTGGTTCTTTCATGAAGAAAAGAACAAGTGCAAGGACAAATGCATGAGAATAAATATATTACTTTGTTTGTTGTTTGTTTGCGTTCTCTATTATTACTA is a genomic window of Cannabis sativa cultivar Pink pepper isolate KNU-18-1 chromosome 9, ASM2916894v1, whole genome shotgun sequence containing:
- the LOC115723280 gene encoding glycine-rich protein A3-like, whose amino-acid sequence is MGKNSYNNSNERDRGLFSHLGGAYYSQQLHSGSYPLAPTPAYPSPPSHQAYPPPPGYPSLGYTPLPPHAAYPPPYPPPSGYPPSTYPPPAPAPYPHPTAGHHHGGHGMGMGPMVAGGLTAAAAAYGAHHLSHGHMGYHGGYHHGKFKHGKFGKHWKHGGFGKFKRWK